CCGCCTCGGCGTCCAGGAGGTCTTCGACCTGCGCACCCCCGCCGAGCAGAAGGCCGCGCCCGACCGCGTCCCGGCCGGCGCCACCGTGGTCGCTGCCAACGTCCTGGGCGTCGCCGACACCGGCGCGTTCAACGTGACCAGCCCGCAGGCCGCCGTCCAGGTGATGATCGACGCCGAGCGCACCATGGTCTCCGCCGACAGCGCCGAGGCCGCCTACCGGACCGTGCTCAACTCCCTGGTGGAGCGCGACGACCAGGGCGTGCTCTTCCACTGCACCGCCGGCAAGGACCGCACCGGCTGGGCCTCCGCCGCGCTGCTCACCGCCCTCGGCGTGCCGCGCGCCACGGTCGAGGCCGACTACCTGGCCAGCAACACCTACCGGGCCGCCGAGAACGCCGCCACCCTGGCCCAGCTGCCGCCCGCCTACCAGGCGATCTACAAGCCGCTGCTGGACGTCCGGCCGGAGTACCTGAACGCCGGCTTCGACGAGGTGCGGCAGAAGTTCGGCTCCTTCGACGCCTACCTCAGGTCCGGCCTCGGCCTGGACGACCGCGACCTGCGCGACCTGCGCAGCCAGCTGCTGGTGGGCTGAGGACGGCAGGACAGGGCCGGCCCCGCCCGGCGGCCCGGGCGGGGCGACGGCCCGTCCCCCGCCCGCCGGTGCGGCGGCCGGCGCCCCGCCGGGCCCCTACTCCAGCACCGGCAGCAGCGCCGGCAGGTGGCCGTCCGAGGCCAGCGCCGCCCCGCGGCGCT
The sequence above is a segment of the Kitasatospora sp. NBC_00240 genome. Coding sequences within it:
- a CDS encoding tyrosine-protein phosphatase → MTTTRTRLTTALALTGALTLGTPALALAAAPGPQEAPAASRTAARHAVPFTAASAVQQADGSFTLTWTAPGTRDVTVYAGTDQEDIRHRRPVAKAAGSATVTVTGLASADRWFFELVPDHGESLIVADRSLHLASAPNFRDAGGYRTTDGSWVRMGVVYRSGDLSRLTDADLAKLRRLGVQEVFDLRTPAEQKAAPDRVPAGATVVAANVLGVADTGAFNVTSPQAAVQVMIDAERTMVSADSAEAAYRTVLNSLVERDDQGVLFHCTAGKDRTGWASAALLTALGVPRATVEADYLASNTYRAAENAATLAQLPPAYQAIYKPLLDVRPEYLNAGFDEVRQKFGSFDAYLRSGLGLDDRDLRDLRSQLLVG